One stretch of Methyloversatilis sp. RAC08 DNA includes these proteins:
- the trxA gene encoding thioredoxin encodes MATLDLTADTFNTTIENNPFVLIDFWASWCSPCRNFAPVFEAASEKYPDIVFAKINTEEEQGIAAEFGIRSIPTLLLFRDQIILYSEAGALPAMQLEQLIEQARALDMDAVRAEMAETAAKEAKG; translated from the coding sequence ATGGCCACCCTCGACCTCACCGCCGATACATTCAACACGACGATAGAAAACAATCCGTTCGTCCTCATCGATTTCTGGGCCTCGTGGTGCAGCCCCTGCCGTAATTTTGCACCGGTGTTCGAGGCCGCGTCGGAGAAGTACCCGGACATCGTGTTCGCCAAGATCAACACCGAAGAGGAACAGGGCATCGCCGCCGAATTCGGCATCCGCTCGATTCCCACGCTGCTGCTGTTCCGCGACCAGATCATTCTGTACTCGGAAGCCGGCGCCCTGCCCGCGATGCAGCTCGAACAGCTGATCGAACAGGCGCGCGCGCTGGACATGGACGCGGTCCGCGCCGAAATGGCGGAGACGGCGGCCAAGGAAGCGAAGGGCTGA
- the gluQRS gene encoding tRNA glutamyl-Q(34) synthetase GluQRS, whose amino-acid sequence MVADSRAPVAPHVVRALPYVGRFAPSPTGPLHRGSLVAALASWLDARAHGGQWLLRIEDVDEPRCSKAAADTILHQLDALGLHWDGELLWQSLRTRLYRAALDRLIADDLAFACACTRRDLESQPLSLDGTRRYPGTCRDQVGISPRAWRFRVPPGAVTFDDAICGVQSVDVAADVGDFVLWRADGFCAYQLAVVVDDAEQGVTDVVRGADLLWSTPRQVLLQHALRLAQPRYAHVPLVLDAQGEKLSKQTRARPLEAANAVPDLAQALCFLNHAPPAEVVAAGRDALLAWAIGHWRLASCAGALEVQDH is encoded by the coding sequence ATGGTAGCCGATAGTCGCGCCCCGGTTGCGCCGCACGTGGTGCGTGCGCTGCCGTACGTCGGCCGCTTCGCACCCAGTCCGACCGGGCCATTGCACAGGGGTTCGCTGGTCGCGGCGCTCGCCAGCTGGCTGGACGCTCGCGCGCATGGCGGCCAGTGGCTGCTGCGCATCGAGGATGTCGATGAACCCCGTTGCAGCAAGGCGGCTGCCGACACCATCCTCCATCAGCTTGACGCGCTCGGTCTGCACTGGGATGGCGAGTTGTTGTGGCAAAGCCTGCGCACACGCCTTTACCGCGCAGCGCTCGATCGACTGATTGCAGACGATCTGGCGTTCGCCTGCGCCTGCACCCGGCGCGATCTGGAAAGCCAGCCGCTGTCGCTCGACGGCACGCGCCGCTACCCGGGAACCTGTCGCGATCAGGTCGGCATCTCACCGCGCGCCTGGCGCTTCCGTGTACCGCCCGGTGCGGTGACATTCGACGATGCCATCTGTGGTGTCCAGTCCGTCGACGTCGCGGCGGATGTCGGTGATTTCGTGCTGTGGCGCGCCGACGGTTTCTGCGCCTATCAGCTGGCGGTTGTCGTCGATGACGCCGAACAGGGTGTGACCGATGTGGTGCGCGGCGCCGACCTGCTGTGGTCCACGCCGCGCCAGGTCCTGCTGCAGCACGCGCTCCGGCTCGCGCAGCCACGCTACGCGCATGTGCCGCTGGTGCTTGATGCGCAGGGTGAAAAGCTGTCGAAGCAAACGCGGGCCCGGCCGCTCGAAGCCGCCAATGCAGTTCCGGATCTGGCGCAAGCGCTGTGCTTCCTCAATCACGCGCCGCCAGCGGAAGTCGTCGCCGCCGGCCGCGACGCGCTGCTCGCGTGGGCGATCGGACACTGGCGGCTGGCGTCGTGCGCTGGCGCACTCGAAGTGCAGGATCACTGA
- a CDS encoding SlyX family protein — protein sequence MTEPLKIDRLDDLEARIALMDDLLDTLNRTVFDQQRQIESLQQQLRHLYQQMQSSQQTDADRRADTPDPREDIPPHW from the coding sequence ATGACTGAACCACTGAAAATCGACCGCCTCGATGACCTCGAAGCGCGCATCGCGCTGATGGACGATCTGCTCGACACGCTGAACCGCACCGTGTTCGACCAGCAGCGCCAGATCGAATCGCTGCAGCAGCAGTTGCGCCATCTTTACCAGCAGATGCAGTCGTCGCAACAGACGGACGCCGACCGCAGAGCCGACACCCCCGACCCGCGCGAGGACATCCCGCCGCATTGGTGA
- the queG gene encoding tRNA epoxyqueuosine(34) reductase QueG, with the protein MPARTTTSPPLPCSPDELAAHVREWGQALGFASVGFAGINLGEAETRLMEWLAAGRHGDMHYMERHGTARARPAELVPGTLSIISVRLPYWPDPREAADAQAVLDDADAAYVSRYALGRDYHKVLRARLQALADRIEAQVGPFGYRAFTDSAPVMEVEIARRAALGWRGKHTLLIHRDAGSLFFLGELYTNLPLPADTAQPDHCGTCTRCIDVCPTGAIVAPYQLDARLCVSYLTIELDGSIPEPLRPAIGNRIYGCDDCQLVCPWNRHAQLAVEPDFAVRNGLDRASLTELFAWNEDEFDAKLAGSAIRRIGHARWLRNIAVALGNAPASAANIAALNARADHPSAMVREHVAWALARQHSPDPQHD; encoded by the coding sequence ATGCCCGCTCGAACGACCACTTCACCGCCCCTGCCCTGTTCGCCCGACGAACTGGCTGCGCACGTCCGAGAATGGGGGCAGGCGCTCGGCTTTGCTTCGGTCGGCTTTGCCGGCATCAATCTGGGCGAAGCGGAAACCCGGTTGATGGAATGGCTGGCCGCCGGTCGCCACGGCGACATGCACTACATGGAACGACACGGAACGGCACGTGCGCGTCCGGCCGAACTGGTGCCGGGCACGCTGTCGATCATCAGCGTGCGCCTGCCTTACTGGCCCGACCCGCGGGAAGCTGCCGACGCACAGGCCGTGCTCGACGATGCCGACGCTGCCTACGTGTCGCGCTACGCACTTGGCCGCGATTACCACAAGGTGCTGCGCGCCCGGCTGCAGGCACTGGCCGACCGCATCGAAGCGCAGGTCGGCCCGTTCGGCTACCGCGCCTTCACCGATTCGGCACCGGTCATGGAAGTCGAGATCGCGCGTCGCGCCGCGCTGGGCTGGCGCGGCAAGCACACCTTGCTGATCCATCGCGACGCCGGTTCGCTGTTCTTCCTCGGCGAGCTGTACACCAATCTGCCGCTGCCGGCGGACACTGCGCAGCCCGACCACTGCGGCACCTGCACGCGCTGCATCGACGTGTGTCCGACCGGCGCAATCGTCGCGCCCTATCAACTGGACGCACGGCTGTGTGTGTCCTATCTGACGATCGAACTCGACGGCTCGATTCCCGAGCCGCTGCGACCGGCGATCGGCAACCGCATCTATGGCTGCGACGACTGCCAGCTCGTCTGCCCGTGGAACCGCCACGCCCAGCTCGCCGTGGAACCCGATTTCGCGGTGCGCAACGGGCTCGATCGTGCGTCGCTGACCGAGCTGTTCGCCTGGAACGAAGACGAATTCGACGCGAAGCTCGCCGGCAGTGCGATCCGTCGCATCGGCCATGCGCGCTGGCTGCGCAACATCGCGGTCGCGCTCGGCAATGCACCGGCGTCCGCCGCAAACATCGCGGCACTCAACGCGCGCGCCGACCACCCGTCGGCCATGGTGCGCGAACACGTCGCCTGGGCGCTCGCCCGGCAACACTCACCGGACCCCCAGCATGACTGA
- the tsaE gene encoding tRNA (adenosine(37)-N6)-threonylcarbamoyltransferase complex ATPase subunit type 1 TsaE, whose amino-acid sequence MSKPRFCVHPLLMTDFLSIDLADTAATEALGTRLAAILRPGLALFLEGDLGAGKTTLVRGVLRGLGHTGKVKSPTFTLLESYAISSLNFPLYHFDFYRFADPDEFIEAGLDEYFGQTGPAGGVCLVEWPDKAGSHLPPPDLRIELAVAGDARRAQLSACSEAGRACLEQLVQSGGR is encoded by the coding sequence ATGTCGAAACCCCGATTTTGCGTGCATCCCCTGCTCATGACCGACTTTTTAAGCATCGATCTCGCCGATACCGCGGCGACCGAAGCGCTGGGTACGCGCCTGGCGGCGATCCTGCGTCCAGGCCTGGCGCTTTTTCTCGAAGGTGACCTGGGTGCCGGCAAGACCACACTGGTGCGTGGCGTACTGCGCGGGCTGGGCCATACCGGCAAGGTGAAAAGCCCAACCTTCACATTGCTTGAATCTTATGCTATTTCTAGCTTAAACTTCCCGTTGTATCACTTTGATTTTTATCGCTTCGCGGACCCTGATGAATTCATTGAAGCAGGTCTGGACGAGTATTTCGGGCAAACCGGCCCGGCCGGCGGCGTCTGTCTGGTCGAGTGGCCGGACAAGGCCGGCAGCCATCTGCCGCCGCCCGATCTGCGCATCGAGCTCGCCGTCGCCGGCGACGCGCGACGTGCGCAGCTGTCCGCCTGCAGCGAAGCGGGGCGCGCATGTCTAGAGCAGCTCGTTCAGTCCGGCGGGAGGTAG
- a CDS encoding N-acetylmuramoyl-L-alanine amidase: MSRAARSVRREVAAGISRRNFLGFSGAALLLSVSPAGQAALSSLVAVRVWPALEYTRITLESRAELKFSHFLVKDPERLVIDLEGLELNNVLGTLPGKISDADPYIKVIRAGRNKPGVIRLVIELKTEVQPQVFTLAPVGQYGHRLVMDVYPQHPVDPLMQLARRGDIVYEGEATPDQPDAPAQSAPAKDPPSQTAKADVKADPKASPAEDTGDVSRLVTIVLDPGHGGEDPGAIGRRGSYEKNVTLEVAQRLRAKIDADPTMRAVLTRDGDYFVPLGTRVAKARRVRADLFVSIHADAFVRPDARGSSVFVLSGSGASSSAARWLAQRENSADLIGGVNLDVKDKYLARTLLDLSQTATMNDSMKLGRAVLGELGGVNTLHKPHVEQAGFAVLKAPDVPSILVETAFISNPEEEKRLTDDVYQDKLAEAILRGIKRYLAKNPPLSKSRMVML; encoded by the coding sequence ATGTCTAGAGCAGCTCGTTCAGTCCGGCGGGAGGTAGCGGCCGGCATCAGCCGACGCAATTTCCTCGGCTTTTCCGGCGCTGCACTGCTGCTGTCGGTCAGCCCTGCCGGGCAGGCGGCGCTGTCTTCGCTGGTGGCGGTCCGGGTCTGGCCCGCCCTCGAATACACCCGCATCACGCTGGAATCCCGCGCCGAGCTTAAGTTCTCGCACTTTCTGGTCAAGGACCCGGAACGCCTGGTCATCGATCTCGAAGGGCTCGAACTGAACAATGTTCTGGGCACGCTGCCGGGCAAGATTTCAGACGCCGACCCCTACATCAAGGTGATCCGCGCCGGCCGCAACAAGCCGGGCGTGATCCGGCTGGTGATCGAACTGAAGACCGAAGTTCAGCCGCAGGTATTCACCCTGGCGCCGGTCGGGCAGTATGGTCACCGGCTGGTGATGGACGTTTATCCGCAGCATCCGGTCGACCCGCTGATGCAGCTCGCGCGTCGCGGTGACATCGTCTACGAGGGTGAGGCGACGCCTGACCAGCCGGATGCGCCCGCGCAGTCGGCGCCCGCGAAAGACCCGCCGTCGCAGACGGCGAAAGCGGACGTCAAGGCCGACCCGAAGGCGTCACCGGCCGAGGACACGGGTGACGTCAGTCGTCTGGTCACGATCGTGCTCGACCCCGGTCACGGTGGCGAAGATCCGGGTGCGATCGGGCGGCGCGGCAGCTACGAAAAGAACGTGACGCTCGAAGTGGCGCAGCGGTTGCGCGCCAAGATCGATGCCGATCCCACGATGCGCGCCGTATTGACGCGCGATGGCGACTATTTCGTGCCGCTGGGAACGCGGGTGGCCAAGGCACGGCGCGTGCGTGCCGACCTGTTCGTGTCCATCCATGCCGACGCTTTCGTGCGGCCGGATGCACGCGGCAGTTCGGTATTCGTGCTGTCCGGCAGTGGTGCGAGCAGTTCGGCGGCGCGCTGGCTGGCGCAACGCGAGAATTCGGCCGACCTGATCGGTGGCGTCAATCTCGATGTGAAGGACAAGTACCTCGCGCGCACCCTGCTTGATCTGTCGCAGACCGCGACGATGAACGATTCGATGAAGCTCGGTCGCGCCGTGCTGGGCGAGTTGGGCGGCGTCAACACGCTGCACAAGCCGCATGTCGAACAGGCCGGCTTCGCAGTGCTGAAGGCGCCCGATGTGCCGTCCATCCTGGTCGAAACCGCCTTCATTTCCAATCCGGAAGAAGAAAAGCGGCTGACCGACGACGTCTACCAGGACAAGCTGGCCGAAGCCATCCTGCGCGGCATCAAGCGCTACCTCGCAAAGAATCCGCCGCTGTCCAAATCGCGCATGGTCATGCTGTAA
- a CDS encoding hemerythrin domain-containing protein: MTTITKTSSGTKSSAPPKDAIALLKADHEEVSGMFAEYEKKRTPATKMALVKEICTALSVHAQIEEEIFYPDVKAALKDKLLVPEATVEHAGVKDLIAQLDGVTPDGEMYDAKVKVLSEYVKHHVKEEQTEMFPKVKSSSIDLVELGTRMASRKADLLAAMH; this comes from the coding sequence ATGACCACCATCACGAAAACCAGTTCGGGCACGAAATCGAGTGCGCCGCCGAAGGATGCGATCGCCCTGCTCAAGGCCGATCACGAGGAAGTGAGCGGCATGTTTGCCGAATACGAGAAGAAACGAACGCCTGCCACCAAGATGGCGCTGGTGAAGGAGATCTGCACGGCGCTCAGCGTGCACGCGCAGATCGAGGAAGAAATCTTCTACCCCGACGTCAAGGCAGCCTTGAAGGACAAGCTGCTGGTGCCCGAAGCGACGGTCGAACATGCCGGCGTCAAGGATCTGATCGCCCAGCTGGACGGTGTCACACCGGATGGCGAAATGTATGACGCCAAGGTGAAGGTGCTGTCCGAGTACGTGAAGCATCACGTGAAGGAAGAGCAGACCGAAATGTTCCCCAAGGTCAAGTCGTCGTCCATCGATCTGGTCGAACTGGGCACCCGCATGGCCAGCCGCAAGGCGGACCTTCTGGCCGCCATGCACTGA